AATGCGCGGGCCGCTATCAAATCCCCAATTTGGAATGTACGGTACAGCTCAATGAATAATTCCGGCATGATGTTATATGTACTCCCAATGGCACCGCAGCAGCCAACCGCCAACCCCGCCAGCAAACACTCGTCCGGTCCGTTAAACACGCGAAATTTGGGACCACAGGCTTCGATCAATTGCTGAAGCTCGAACGTATCTTTGGATGTAAATTTGACCCCAATTATGTTCTCTACCTTGGAGAGCTCTTCATAAAACCGCACGGTTGATTGTACCCCCGTCATCGCAGGAAAATGGTAAATAATGAGCGGGATGTCGGCAGCCGCAGCAATATCGAGATAATGCCCTCGCACTTGCTCTTGACCATGCTTGTAATAAAACGGCGCTACTGACGATACTGCATCTGCACCGGATCGTGCAGCGTGCTTCGTAAGCTCGATGCAGGTAGCCGTGTCCATCGCCCCAACATGCGCGATAACAGGTACAACGCCTTGAACCTCGTCTACTACGATTTCGAGAAACGACTCGCGTTCACGTGTTGTCTGAAGAAACCCTTCGCCCGTGCTTCCGCTTAAATAAAAGCCGTCCACCTGTTTATCCAGCAAATGACGAACAAGCTTGCGTGTGGCTGACTCGCTGATCCTGCCCTCATGATCATAAGGCGTAATCAATGCTGGAATAATTCCTTTAAATTGCTCTAATGTCAACATTTCGGGTTCACCTATATCCTTTCGATTCTCGGTTTATTGGGTCGCTGGGTAACACTGCCCGCAATTAACAACGTTTTGAGGCTTTCCGTCCAGAAAAGATCGCACATTATCCACAGCTATATCCAGCAGTCTGCCACGGGCTTCCCTTGTTGCCCAAGCGATATGCGGGGTAATGATACAATTGGATGCATGAAGCAACGGATTTTCTGAAGCAGGAGGCTCCGTGGAAAGTACATCAAGCGCAGCTCCAGCAATTCTTCGCTCATTCAACGCATGAGCAAGATCGATCTCGTTCACCAGCTTCCCGCGGGCGACGTTAATGAGAAACGCGTTAGACTTCATCAAAACTAAATGTGTTTTATTAATTATGGATTCTGTCTCTGCCGTCAGTGGACAATGCAGACTGATGACGTCTGAATTCCGGAAGAGTTCATCCCTGGAAACCCATCGAAAGCCGTCAAAAGGGACCGCTCGATCCGTTTCCCCTTTTCCATTTATAGCGATCACCTTCATCCCTAACGCATGAGCGATTCGAGCCGTCTGCATGCCTATCCGCCCTGCACCGATAATCCCCATCGTTTTACCAGCCAGTTCAACTAAAGGCGTTTCCCAATAACACCAATCCGGATTTGCCGCCCATGTCCCCTGTTGTACAGAACTTGCATGTTGTCCAACCTGATAGCAGAGCTCAAACAATAGCGCAAAAACAAACTGAGCGACAGAATCGGTTCCATAGCTTGGCACATTCGCAACCACCACTTGTTGGGATGTTGCCGCTTTTACATCAATCACATCATAGCCTGTTGCAAGAACGCTGATATATCGTAAATCCGGCAACTGCTGCAGCGTAGTCGCACACAGAGGCGTTTTGTTGGACAGCAGCACCTGCGCTCCTTGCGCACGCTCCAGGATTTTATCATCAGGGGTACGATCAAATATAGTCACTTCCCCAAGCTTGATCAATTCATCCCAGCTCAAATCGCCAGGATTTAGTCGATATCCGTCCAACACGACGATTTTCATGTTCCATTTCCCCCCATCCCGATCCAAAAGTCCCTTTGAACATCAAACACTTTTCCGCTTGGCCGCTCTTCCATGTCTCCCCTATTCTACTTTCACATTTTTGATATAATAACAGTATTCGGTATAGGAGGTGCAGCAATATGTATCCGGAGTATTTATTCGAATATCCTAATATGAATGCTAGCTTCCCTTTCTATATGAAACGTAAGCTGCAGTGGAAGACACCTTCTCACCGGCACGATTTCGTAGAACTAACCTTGGTGCTTAACGGTCAAGGGACAGAAACCATTAATGGTGCCACGCATGACATGATACCCGGTATCATGGTACTGCTGCTTCCCTACCAAGTACATGAAATCGTCTCCCATCCGAACGATCCGCTCGATTTATATATTTGCAATTTCCCCTTGGATGTCATCTTAGAGCTTGGCGAATTAGATCCCGGATTACATGATATCCTGTTAGGCAATGCCACCGACGCAAGGAATACTTTCGTTCATTTTGAAGGGCGCCTGTTAGATGAAATGCAGCAAATCTTCACTATGATTTGGAATGAATACGAGAAGCCGGTGTCATTTGCAACGGTGATGTTAAAAGCGAATCTGCAGCGGGTTTTAACCCAGTTTGCAAGAAGCAGCCTACAGGCTATAACGGATATGTCGACCTCTGCGTCGTCCCAAATCTCACCATCCCAAGCTCGCTCGATTTGGCCTATCATTCGTTATATTCATGAACATTACTTGGAGCCTCTAAATCTTACGGATTTATCCGAACGGTTTGGCATTCATCCCTCATCTCTTAGCGAATTGTTTGCCCGCCAATATGGCATTCACTTCATAGACCTGCTTCACGAGCTTCGTGTCCGTCACGCATGCTCGTTGTTGCATGCTACGGAGATGCAAATCGCAGACATTGCCGAGGAATCTGGTTTCGGCTCCTACTCCAGCTTTGCTCGGATTTTCCAGAAAACCAAGGGAGTATCTCCCAAAGCGTACCGGATATCTCATCCTCGTACAGGGAGACGCAAGAAATAATAATGCCATCGGTTGTTAAGCACCTACAGCAGAAGATGATTGAGATTCAGATTCTCACTGTTTGTTTGCAGGAGGTCCCTATTTATTTTAATGACGACGCGTTTCGTCTCCATGCCACCTGTGTGGCTGCAAGCTGGCCGGTGAAGGTCGTCAGGGAAATAAATGACGAACATACCTGGCTTTAACAGTAATTCGAATTCATTCTCAACCCATTCGTACAAGGCATAATCCCTGTCGGTCAATTGATCCTCGACCGGGACGTTCAGCTCGGATTGTCTGGCAACGACATGAATCTCTTCTCCTGTCACAACCATTTGAACGTCGATATACTTGGCGTGATGCTCCGATTTACGTTCCTGCGGAACCACGGTGTTGGCTTGTTGAATCATAGCGAACATGTCATCCCCAAGAAGGCTATACGTCCCAATGTCAGCATTCTCCAAATCTGTCGTGCGCAAGTAATCCACTGCTTTGTGCAGAATTGGGGCATATGCCCATTTCTCTTTCTCCCATTTGCTCAAATCTCCAAGAATCATCATGAATCCCTCCTTCCTCTTACCATTCTCCCGAAGTGCCGAACCTGTTCTTCACATTCACGCCAAATTGTCTGCCTGACGCATCGATCCCCGCCAGCAGCTCCTCGATCGTCTTTCCTGATCCACTGCGTGCCGCCGGTATCACCGTGCTGCACTCATTTCCGTCCATAAACACTGAAGCCTCCAATAATCGGACTTCATCTTCCTCCGGGATGACCATAAAACCATGCTTGTCAGCATGAATAAGCTGGCCAGGCTGAACTTTGCAGCCAAATACCTCGACCTCGATCCCCCAGCGAACAGGTGTACTGAATGCATGACCGACGCATGTTCTCCGGGCTATGGCTTTGAAGCCAGCGTTGTTCATTTCATCGGTGTCTCGGATCGCTCCGTCCGTGATGGTGCCTACACAGCCCAATGCGTGATGGATGTTGCTGTTCACCTCGCCCCAGAACGCGCCGATCACACGTGGTTTATCCAGATCCTGCACGACGACAATCTTTGGCCCGGGCACGCTGGCCACATACTTGCGATATTCGCTCCATGCATTCGGATGATTCTTGGGGTGATCCGGATTACTCGGTTCGAATTGCACCGTAACCGCATAGCCGACCATTGGCCCCATGTGCGGCATGAAGTCGTGGCTTTCCTCAAGATTGAAGCCCTGCGTAATATCATTCTGCGTGATCACCTCCCACCCGTTGTAGACCGTGGGCGTATTCCAACGCTTCAGCTTCAGCAGATCCGCATAAGATAATGTCATCTCGAATTCATCCTCTCTTGCTCGAATTGAATTCTATTATAAGCGGTGCGTAGTAGAAAGAACTGGCACTTTTTCGTCGGAACCTCTCAGAATTTCGGTTGAACCTTCGGTTTTGATTTTAAATAAAATATACAGACACGAAATACGCAAAAAAAGCGCTTGAAATGGTCATTTGCATTTCAAGCGCTAATAAAATTTTGCGAATATTCAAAACGTTTTAAAAGGCATCACGGCTGCGCTCCGTACCGCTCCAGCACCCGGTAAATCGCATCCGTGCCGAACCCGATCGCTTCTACGGGAATGCGTTCATCCGCCGCATGAATCAGTTTGGTAAACTGCATGTCCTTGGGAAGCGGCATTGGCAGGAAACCGTAGGTTTGGATACCGAGCCTCGCAAACAATCTTCCGTCCGTTCCTCCGGGCAGCAGCATCGGTACCGGGACAGCCTCCTTATCCGCTTCTTTCAGCACATCAGACAGCAAATCGAACATCCCCATGTCGGGAGCTGCGGCGCATGGGTCATGGCGCAGCACTTCCAGCCCGATCGAATCATGAATCGCGAATCGGCGCAGCTCGTCCATAAATTGCTGCGGAGTGACGCCCGGCAGCGTTCGGCCATCCAGCTCAACCGTAATTTCGCTTGGATGAACATTGATTTTCTCTCCGCCGCGTACGACGGTCGCGCTGACCGTATTACGCAGAAGCGGGGCGAACGTCCCACCCTTTTCCCCTAGCAGCTTCAGGATAAGGCCGCCCAGCCGGGGACGCAGCAACCCTCTCAGCAGCAGCGCCGGCAGCAGCGGCAGCGCGGCGGCCATGCCTTCAATCATCAACCGGGCCGCCGGTGCCGCATGTATCGGCAGCTTATTCCTGCTAAGCGATTGAAGCATGTTCCCCAATTGCACCATACAGTCGGCTCCCGGTTTGTCCATGGAGCCGTGGCCTCCGTCTCCTCGAATCGTCGCTTTGAGCCAACATAGCTGCTTTTCCGCCACCATAATCGGATAAAAGGTTTTCCCCAGCGCATGAAACGCGAAGCCGCCAAATTCGCCGAGCGCATACTTTACGCCCGCAAAATAATCGGCATGCCGCTCTACCAGGAAGGAAGCACCGTACTCGCCCCCTGCTTCCTCGTCGCTGACAATCGCCAGAATGAGATCGCCTCGCAGCGGCAGCTTGTGGACATGAGCGCGGAGGAAAGCCGATACGAGCATCGCCACGCCGCCTTTCATATCAAGAGCACCTCGCCCCCAGACGAAGCCGCCCTCGATGTCGCCCCCGAACGGGTCGCGGCTCCAGGCTTGCTTGCCTGTGCCAACGACGTCGACATGCCCGTACAGCAGTAGCGGCGGTGCCTCCCCGCTGCCCTTGATCCTGGCCAGCAGATTGGGCCGGGCCGGATCAAGCGCACAGGTCCGCGTCTCAATGCCCGCATCCTCAAGCAGTTGCCGGATATACATGATGCATGCGGCTTCCTCGCCCGGCGGATTGGTTGTATTGAAGCGGATCAATGCCTGCAAAATCTCCACGGGAGACGGCAGCTCCGCAGGGCGCCGGGCTCCATCTTGTTCCAACTCGTCATTGTTCAGCCGGATCCCCATGACCCCGCTCCTTCCTAATAAGAGGTTGTTCAAAAAGTCCGCTTTTGATAAGAAAACCAATCGAGGCAAATTCAAGGCTGAGCGACCGCGATTCAGAGGTAGGTTTTCTTGCGATATAGAATTTCATCAACTCCGTTGATAACAATCCTATATCTAACACGAAGTAACACTGAAAGCATATTCGACATCGAATCTTGAATTCAGCTGGGCCTAAGCAGATGCTTACGAAGTCATGTTTCCTGCGGAAACATCTCAGGTGCTCACGTGCTCATGTACCCACTACAAGCAAATGCTTACGAGGTCGTTTTCTACGAAAACGTGTAGCTCCGCTCCTCTGACCCTAGCTTCATCCAACTGAAGCGTTTTGAAAAAATGCACATCGGAATCATAAGCTTCGGTGCTGAAAACCGACCTTTTTGAACACGCACTATAATAAACTGCCCGAGTATGGCCGATCGGCAGTAGAAATGCCTGGCAAGCCGCGCAGGCCGAACTCACCCTGCAGTCTGGCAAGTCGCCGCTCCTGCTCTTCGGCGGACGTGCCTTTGGTACGAAACACCGATTCCAGCATCGCCAGCGCTTGTCGAACATGCGCCTCCTCCACTTGCTCTCCCGTCTCCCGCAGCCGCTCGACCAACTGCTGCACACCGCGGTAAGGCAACACGACGCCTTGTTCATATTCGACCGCGTTCCAGTTGCGGTTGCGAACACAAGTGGCAATCGCCAGACAACGATACAACAGTTCAATCGAGTATGCTTCCGTTTGCCCGCTTGCGGCAACCAGATTCGCCTCATCCTCCTTGTCGTCAAAAGCGAATACGCGCAATCCATAGGGTGGAGCCAGACGTTTCAATACATTGCCCGGACCTAGTTCCACGGCAGTTGCAACGCCAATGCTCTTCTGAAATGCAAGGACCGCCGGCCAATTGACGGGGTCCGTTAATCCCCTTGCCAGCATACCCGTGATCTCCGCCGTATTCCCGTAAGGCAGCCCCGTCAAGGAGGAAACTACGGGGAAATCCATTTCTCCAAACGAGACGCGGCTCAGCACTTCGGCAAATTGCGCCGCCGCCGGCGCCATCAACGGGCTATGGAACGGCGCGCTTACCTGCAGCGGAATGACTGTGGCCCCATGGGCGGACAGTCTTTCGGACGCTTCATGGACGGCCTCTTTGTGGCCCGAAATCACTGTTTGCGACTCTGAATTCATATTCGATACCACAACAATACGGCTTCTGTCTACGCAGGCTGCGCTAACTTCCATGCATACTTTGGCGACAACATCGGGACTCGGCCCATTCACAGCGGCCATCGCGCCGATCCCCGAAGCGGCGGCCTCTTGCATCAACTCGCCACGGCGGCGTACGAGCCTGAGTGCATCCGGAAACGCTATAGCCCCTGCACAGGTTAAAGCGGTAATCTCGCCCAGGCTGTGGCCGGCGGCCATCGCAGGTAGGTATCCCCATTCCCCGCTGTAGACGCGGTACATCGCTACGCCAAGCGCAAGAATAGCAGGCTGGGCATTGTCCGTCCTCGTCAGCTCCGTCATCGTTCCCTCGTACATCAGGCTGTCAAGGCGCATGCCCAGCGCTTCGTTCGCTTCCTCCATCGTCGCTTTAACAATCGCATGCCGCTCGCTCAGCGCCTTTCCCATCCCGACGCGCTGCGAGCCCTGACCGGGAAACCATATCGCATGTTTGTTCAGCATCTTCCATCACGCTCCTCAGGGGTAGATCGGGGCAGGCGCCTCGGTCAGCATTTTGTTTATCACCGCTACAACATCGCGTTCCCGCTCATGCAGGAAAAAATGTCCGCCTTCAAACAGCATCAGCTCGCATCCTTCCGTCGCATAACGCTCCCATTCACAAAGCGGACCTTTGACACAGTCGTCATCCTTGCCGTTTA
The window above is part of the Paenibacillus lutimineralis genome. Proteins encoded here:
- a CDS encoding N-acetylneuraminate lyase; the encoded protein is MLTLEQFKGIIPALITPYDHEGRISESATRKLVRHLLDKQVDGFYLSGSTGEGFLQTTRERESFLEIVVDEVQGVVPVIAHVGAMDTATCIELTKHAARSGADAVSSVAPFYYKHGQEQVRGHYLDIAAAADIPLIIYHFPAMTGVQSTVRFYEELSKVENIIGVKFTSKDTFELQQLIEACGPKFRVFNGPDECLLAGLAVGCCGAIGSTYNIMPELFIELYRTFQIGDLIAARALQAKANSVIAELIKYDFIAFEREILHLQGIEVGAPRKPIQQLSMEERLQIRQFAQQYDFLKVATNIG
- a CDS encoding D-2-hydroxyacid dehydrogenase — protein: MKIVVLDGYRLNPGDLSWDELIKLGEVTIFDRTPDDKILERAQGAQVLLSNKTPLCATTLQQLPDLRYISVLATGYDVIDVKAATSQQVVVANVPSYGTDSVAQFVFALLFELCYQVGQHASSVQQGTWAANPDWCYWETPLVELAGKTMGIIGAGRIGMQTARIAHALGMKVIAINGKGETDRAVPFDGFRWVSRDELFRNSDVISLHCPLTAETESIINKTHLVLMKSNAFLINVARGKLVNEIDLAHALNERRIAGAALDVLSTEPPASENPLLHASNCIITPHIAWATREARGRLLDIAVDNVRSFLDGKPQNVVNCGQCYPATQ
- a CDS encoding AraC family transcriptional regulator encodes the protein MYPEYLFEYPNMNASFPFYMKRKLQWKTPSHRHDFVELTLVLNGQGTETINGATHDMIPGIMVLLLPYQVHEIVSHPNDPLDLYICNFPLDVILELGELDPGLHDILLGNATDARNTFVHFEGRLLDEMQQIFTMIWNEYEKPVSFATVMLKANLQRVLTQFARSSLQAITDMSTSASSQISPSQARSIWPIIRYIHEHYLEPLNLTDLSERFGIHPSSLSELFARQYGIHFIDLLHELRVRHACSLLHATEMQIADIAEESGFGSYSSFARIFQKTKGVSPKAYRISHPRTGRRKK
- a CDS encoding YhcH/YjgK/YiaL family protein, which encodes MMILGDLSKWEKEKWAYAPILHKAVDYLRTTDLENADIGTYSLLGDDMFAMIQQANTVVPQERKSEHHAKYIDVQMVVTGEEIHVVARQSELNVPVEDQLTDRDYALYEWVENEFELLLKPGMFVIYFPDDLHRPACSHTGGMETKRVVIKINRDLLQTNSENLNLNHLLL
- a CDS encoding RraA family protein, which encodes MTLSYADLLKLKRWNTPTVYNGWEVITQNDITQGFNLEESHDFMPHMGPMVGYAVTVQFEPSNPDHPKNHPNAWSEYRKYVASVPGPKIVVVQDLDKPRVIGAFWGEVNSNIHHALGCVGTITDGAIRDTDEMNNAGFKAIARRTCVGHAFSTPVRWGIEVEVFGCKVQPGQLIHADKHGFMVIPEEDEVRLLEASVFMDGNECSTVIPAARSGSGKTIEELLAGIDASGRQFGVNVKNRFGTSGEW
- a CDS encoding M20/M25/M40 family metallo-hydrolase, with the translated sequence MYIRQLLEDAGIETRTCALDPARPNLLARIKGSGEAPPLLLYGHVDVVGTGKQAWSRDPFGGDIEGGFVWGRGALDMKGGVAMLVSAFLRAHVHKLPLRGDLILAIVSDEEAGGEYGASFLVERHADYFAGVKYALGEFGGFAFHALGKTFYPIMVAEKQLCWLKATIRGDGGHGSMDKPGADCMVQLGNMLQSLSRNKLPIHAAPAARLMIEGMAAALPLLPALLLRGLLRPRLGGLILKLLGEKGGTFAPLLRNTVSATVVRGGEKINVHPSEITVELDGRTLPGVTPQQFMDELRRFAIHDSIGLEVLRHDPCAAAPDMGMFDLLSDVLKEADKEAVPVPMLLPGGTDGRLFARLGIQTYGFLPMPLPKDMQFTKLIHAADERIPVEAIGFGTDAIYRVLERYGAQP
- the fabD gene encoding ACP S-malonyltransferase, producing the protein MLNKHAIWFPGQGSQRVGMGKALSERHAIVKATMEEANEALGMRLDSLMYEGTMTELTRTDNAQPAILALGVAMYRVYSGEWGYLPAMAAGHSLGEITALTCAGAIAFPDALRLVRRRGELMQEAAASGIGAMAAVNGPSPDVVAKVCMEVSAACVDRSRIVVVSNMNSESQTVISGHKEAVHEASERLSAHGATVIPLQVSAPFHSPLMAPAAAQFAEVLSRVSFGEMDFPVVSSLTGLPYGNTAEITGMLARGLTDPVNWPAVLAFQKSIGVATAVELGPGNVLKRLAPPYGLRVFAFDDKEDEANLVAASGQTEAYSIELLYRCLAIATCVRNRNWNAVEYEQGVVLPYRGVQQLVERLRETGEQVEEAHVRQALAMLESVFRTKGTSAEEQERRLARLQGEFGLRGLPGISTADRPYSGSLL